Proteins found in one Canis aureus isolate CA01 chromosome 19, VMU_Caureus_v.1.0, whole genome shotgun sequence genomic segment:
- the LOC144289981 gene encoding IQ domain-containing protein F5-like encodes MGIRCCKDGQFCEIVIEEIDETTLLKEKEKKKKKKKKTEPPSTPPTPTPPPPPRKKKLPDREQKAIKIQAWWRGTLVRRTLLHAALRACMIQHWWKVMLAKLLEKRKRAALESFSRQEWAVVKLQSLVRMWLTRQRYCRLLHAVRIIQVYWRWHNCHTRGFFHGSYDLTATHLGLELEIFLGSQICRITDCIPFPIKN; translated from the exons ATGGGCATTCGGTGTTGT AAGGATGGCCAGTTTTGTGAAATCGTAATAGAAGAGATTGATGAAACCACATtgctgaaagagaaagagaagaaaaagaaaaagaaaaagaaaacagagcctCCATCCACACCTCCAACTCCAACTCCACCCCCTCCGCCTAGG AAAAAGAAGCTCCCAGACCGAGAGCAGAAAGCCATAAAGATCCAGGCCTGGTGGCGGGGCACTCTGGTGCGCAGGACATTACTGCACGCAGCACTCAGAGCGTGTATGATTCAGCACTGGTGGAAGGTGATGCTGGCAAAGCTGCTGGAGAAGAGAAAACGAGCAGCCCTAGAGTCCTTCTCGCGGCAAGAATGGGCAGTGGTCAAGCTGCAGTCCTTGGTCCGCATGTGGCTCACTCGCCAGCGATACTGCCGGTTGCTCCACGCGGTCCGCATCATCCAGGTGTATTGGCGCTGGCATAATTGCCACACCCGTGGCTTTTTCCATGGCAGCTATGACCTCACGGCAACCCATCTGGGACTTGAACTTGAGATCTTTCTGGGGTCACAGATATGTCGGATTACAGACTGCATCCCCTTCCCAATAAAGAACTGA